In the Streptomyces formicae genome, one interval contains:
- a CDS encoding M23 family metallopeptidase codes for MAFTRATGKHRRPSRLTRTTANVAGVAALTTTGVIGGLAAPALAAEDAAVEHTGLTQAISVGDSLAESVDAQAAAQKQAAADAAAAKQAEEAAKKKAAEEKRKAEAKAKAKAKEEREAKERAAREAERKRLNTYVAPISGSYVSTGYQTGGAMWSSGSHTGIDFHAASGTSVHAVGSGTVVEAGWGGAYGNNVVIKMNDGTYTQYGHMSSLGVTVGQTVTPGQQIGLSGSTGNSSGPHLHFEARTGADYGSDMDPIAYLRGHGVNV; via the coding sequence ATGGCGTTCACCCGTGCCACCGGGAAGCACCGTCGCCCGAGCCGCCTCACGCGTACCACCGCGAACGTAGCTGGCGTCGCCGCGCTCACCACCACCGGTGTCATCGGAGGGCTGGCCGCTCCGGCGCTCGCCGCCGAAGACGCCGCCGTCGAGCACACCGGCCTCACCCAGGCCATCTCCGTGGGCGACTCGCTCGCCGAGAGCGTCGACGCCCAGGCCGCCGCGCAGAAGCAGGCCGCCGCCGACGCCGCTGCCGCGAAGCAGGCCGAAGAGGCCGCCAAGAAGAAGGCGGCCGAGGAGAAGCGCAAGGCCGAGGCCAAGGCGAAGGCCAAGGCCAAGGAGGAGCGCGAGGCCAAGGAGCGCGCCGCCCGCGAGGCCGAGCGCAAGCGCCTGAACACCTACGTCGCCCCGATCTCCGGCTCGTACGTCTCCACGGGCTACCAGACCGGCGGCGCCATGTGGTCCTCCGGCAGCCACACCGGCATCGACTTCCACGCCGCGTCCGGCACCTCGGTCCACGCGGTGGGCTCCGGCACCGTCGTCGAGGCCGGCTGGGGCGGCGCCTACGGCAACAACGTGGTCATCAAGATGAACGACGGCACGTACACCCAGTACGGCCACATGTCGTCCCTCGGCGTCACCGTCGGCCAGACGGTCACCCCGGGCCAGCAGATCGGCCTCTCGGGCTCCACCGGCAACTCCAGTGGCCCCCACCTCCACTTCGAGGCCCGCACCGGCGCCGACTACGGCTCGGACATGGACCCCATCGCGTACCTGCGCGGGCACGGCGTCAACGTCTGA
- a CDS encoding thymidine kinase: protein MPELVFFSGTMDCGKSTLALQIEHNRSARGLQGMIFTRDDRAGEGKLSSRLGLVTDAIEAADDFDFYAHLVDHLSQGGRADYVIADEAQFLAPGQIDQLARVVDDLGLDVFAFGITTDFRSKLFPGSQRLVELADRVEVLQVEALCWCGARATHNARTIGGEMVVEGAQVVVGDVNQQPGEVGYEVLCRRHHRRRTTAATARAGALSPDVLPVDAVAVRS from the coding sequence ATGCCCGAGCTGGTGTTCTTCTCCGGAACGATGGACTGCGGAAAGAGCACCCTGGCTCTGCAGATCGAGCACAACCGCTCGGCCAGGGGACTCCAGGGGATGATCTTCACGCGGGACGACCGCGCGGGCGAGGGCAAGCTGTCCTCGCGGCTCGGGCTCGTCACCGACGCGATCGAGGCGGCCGACGACTTCGACTTCTACGCCCACCTCGTCGACCACCTCTCCCAGGGCGGCCGCGCGGACTACGTGATCGCGGACGAGGCGCAGTTCCTCGCCCCGGGCCAGATCGACCAGCTCGCCCGCGTCGTCGACGACCTCGGCCTCGACGTCTTCGCCTTCGGCATCACCACGGACTTCCGCTCCAAGCTCTTCCCCGGCTCGCAGCGCCTGGTCGAGCTCGCCGACCGGGTCGAGGTGCTCCAGGTCGAGGCGCTCTGCTGGTGCGGCGCCCGCGCCACGCACAACGCCCGCACCATAGGCGGCGAGATGGTCGTCGAAGGCGCCCAGGTCGTCGTCGGCGACGTCAACCAGCAGCCGGGCGAGGTGGGTTACGAGGTGCTCTGCCGCCGTCACCACCGGCGCAGGACGACCGCGGCGACCGCGCGCGCCGGTGCTCTCTCGCCCGACGTGCTGCCGGTCGACGCGGTGGCCGTCCGCTCCTGA
- a CDS encoding HPr family phosphocarrier protein, whose protein sequence is MAERRVNVGWAEGLHARPASIFVRAATAAGVPVTIAKADGNPVNAASMLAVLGLGAQGGEEIVLASDAEGADAALDRLAKLVAEGLEELPETV, encoded by the coding sequence ATGGCTGAGCGCCGCGTCAACGTCGGCTGGGCCGAGGGCCTCCACGCCCGACCCGCCTCCATCTTCGTCCGCGCGGCCACGGCCGCCGGCGTCCCCGTGACGATCGCCAAGGCCGACGGCAACCCGGTCAACGCCGCCTCGATGCTCGCGGTGCTCGGCCTGGGCGCCCAGGGCGGCGAGGAGATCGTGCTCGCCTCCGACGCCGAGGGTGCGGACGCCGCCCTCGACCGTCTGGCGAAGCTCGTCGCCGAGGGGCTCGAGGAGCTTCCGGAGACGGTCTAG
- a CDS encoding M16 family metallopeptidase: protein MTEAATMQFHPQPQAGTATPWAFPAPERGTLTNGLTVLRCHRPGQQVIAVEIHLEAPLEAEPAGLDGVATIMARAFNEGTDKHSAEEFAAELDRCGATLDAHADHPGVRVSLEVPVSRLSKGLGLVADALRAPAFADSEIERLVANRLDEIPHEAANPARRAAKELSRQLFPATSRMSRPRQGSEETVSAIDSAAVRAFYEKHVRPATATLVVVGDLTGTDLDAVLADTVGAWTGDTAEARPVPPVTADDTGRVVIVHRPGAVQTQLLIGRIGADRHDRVWPAQVLGTYCLGGTLTSRLDRVLREEKGYTYGVRAFGQVLRSGPDGSGAAMLAISGSVDTASTGPALDDLWKVLRTLAAEGLTDAERDVAVQNLVGVAPLKYEMAASVAATLADQVEQHLPDDFQAQLYRRLAATGTVEATAAVVNAFPEDRLVTILVGDAEEIEEPVRALGIGEVTVVTS, encoded by the coding sequence GTGACCGAGGCCGCGACGATGCAGTTCCACCCGCAGCCCCAGGCGGGCACCGCCACTCCCTGGGCCTTCCCCGCCCCCGAGCGCGGCACCCTCACCAACGGCCTCACGGTGCTGCGCTGCCACCGCCCCGGCCAGCAGGTGATCGCCGTCGAGATCCACCTCGAAGCGCCTCTCGAAGCCGAGCCCGCGGGCCTCGACGGCGTGGCCACGATCATGGCGAGGGCCTTCAACGAGGGCACCGACAAGCACTCCGCCGAGGAGTTCGCCGCCGAGCTCGACCGCTGTGGCGCGACGCTCGACGCGCACGCCGACCACCCGGGCGTACGCGTGTCGCTCGAAGTCCCGGTCTCCCGGCTCTCGAAGGGGCTCGGCCTGGTCGCCGACGCGCTGCGCGCCCCGGCCTTCGCGGACAGCGAGATCGAGCGCCTGGTGGCCAACCGCCTGGACGAGATCCCGCACGAGGCGGCCAACCCGGCCCGCCGCGCCGCCAAGGAGCTCTCCCGGCAGCTCTTCCCCGCGACCTCGCGCATGTCGCGGCCGCGCCAGGGCAGCGAGGAGACGGTCTCGGCCATCGACTCGGCGGCCGTGCGGGCCTTCTACGAGAAGCACGTCAGGCCCGCGACGGCCACCCTCGTCGTGGTCGGCGACCTCACGGGCACCGACCTGGACGCCGTCCTCGCGGACACCGTCGGCGCCTGGACCGGTGACACGGCGGAGGCGCGTCCGGTGCCTCCGGTGACCGCCGACGACACCGGCCGCGTCGTGATCGTGCACCGCCCTGGCGCGGTGCAGACGCAGCTCCTGATCGGCCGCATCGGCGCCGACCGGCACGACCGCGTCTGGCCCGCCCAGGTGCTCGGTACGTACTGCCTGGGCGGCACCCTCACCTCGCGCCTGGACCGCGTCCTGCGCGAGGAGAAGGGATACACCTACGGCGTACGGGCGTTCGGCCAGGTGCTGCGCTCCGGGCCGGACGGCTCCGGCGCGGCGATGCTCGCCATCAGCGGCTCGGTCGACACGGCGTCCACGGGCCCGGCGCTCGACGACCTCTGGAAGGTGCTGCGCACGCTGGCCGCCGAGGGCCTCACGGACGCCGAGCGCGACGTGGCCGTGCAGAACCTGGTGGGCGTGGCCCCGCTCAAGTACGAGATGGCGGCCTCCGTGGCGGCCACGCTCGCCGACCAGGTCGAGCAGCACCTGCCGGACGACTTCCAGGCGCAGCTGTACCGGCGGCTCGCCGCCACCGGCACCGTGGAGGCCACCGCGGCCGTCGTGAACGCCTTCCCGGAGGACCGCCTGGTGACGATCCTCGTCGGCGACGCGGAGGAGATCGAGGAGCCCGTCAGGGCGCTCGGGATCGGCGAAGTGACCGTCGTCACGAGCTGA
- a CDS encoding VOC family protein yields MAHGLTATQEFYGALFGWEFRPGPEQLGPYVRALLDGHEVAGIGQLPPDRHLPIAWTPYLASDDVDATAEAVRHCGGTVGVGPIDAGEAGRMAIASDPAGAVFGIWQAAGHRGQAVAGSPGTPVWNELLTRETASVATFYRTVFGFAEDPVVSADFDYLTLRVAGRPVASVHGAGQALPRDRGPHWMTYFEVADVDEAVDRVVELGGHVVKPARDGTHGRTATVADPEGAVFTVVRSHPAE; encoded by the coding sequence ATGGCACATGGCCTGACCGCCACCCAGGAGTTCTACGGGGCACTCTTCGGCTGGGAGTTCCGGCCGGGACCCGAGCAGCTCGGCCCCTACGTGCGGGCGCTGCTCGACGGCCACGAGGTGGCGGGCATCGGCCAGCTGCCGCCCGACCGGCACCTGCCCATCGCCTGGACGCCCTATCTGGCCAGCGACGACGTGGACGCGACGGCCGAGGCGGTACGGCACTGCGGCGGCACGGTCGGTGTGGGCCCGATCGACGCGGGCGAGGCCGGGCGGATGGCCATCGCGTCGGACCCGGCGGGCGCCGTCTTCGGCATCTGGCAGGCCGCGGGCCATCGGGGCCAGGCGGTCGCGGGCAGTCCGGGCACACCCGTGTGGAACGAACTGCTGACGCGGGAGACCGCGAGCGTCGCCACGTTCTACCGGACCGTCTTCGGCTTCGCCGAGGACCCGGTCGTCTCGGCCGACTTCGACTATCTGACGCTGCGCGTGGCGGGCCGCCCCGTGGCGTCCGTGCACGGCGCGGGCCAGGCGCTGCCGCGCGACCGGGGCCCGCACTGGATGACGTACTTCGAAGTCGCCGACGTGGACGAGGCGGTGGACCGGGTCGTCGAGCTCGGCGGCCACGTCGTCAAGCCCGCCAGGGACGGCACGCACGGCAGGACGGCCACGGTCGCCGACCCGGAGGGCGCGGTCTTCACCGTCGTACGGTCGCACCCCGCCGAATGA
- a CDS encoding GntR family transcriptional regulator gives MRIPAQSVCTAIRDDIVSGVHERGGRLTEELLARRYGVSRVPVREALRTLEAEGFVVTRRHAGACVAEPTEREAADLLEVRALLEPLAAARAAQHRTEAHLKVLRGLVRLGQERSRRGQGEDLRSLVGWFHETLAQASGGPGIGVLLTQLRRKVDWMYVLEARAASTESWSERAAIVGAVARGDAERARSLTAAHVERAKGAYRLRPSARGDGVSEVQPAVNTAALRN, from the coding sequence ATGCGCATTCCCGCGCAATCGGTCTGCACGGCCATCCGGGACGACATCGTCTCCGGCGTCCACGAACGGGGCGGCCGGCTCACCGAGGAGCTCCTCGCACGGCGCTACGGAGTCTCGCGCGTGCCCGTGCGCGAGGCGCTGCGCACCCTGGAGGCCGAGGGTTTCGTGGTGACCCGCAGGCACGCGGGCGCGTGCGTGGCCGAGCCCACCGAGCGGGAGGCCGCCGACCTCCTGGAGGTCAGGGCGCTGCTCGAACCGCTCGCTGCGGCGCGCGCGGCGCAGCACCGCACCGAGGCGCACCTCAAGGTCCTCCGCGGCCTGGTCAGGCTCGGCCAGGAGCGCTCACGGCGCGGGCAGGGGGAGGACCTGCGCTCGCTCGTGGGCTGGTTCCACGAGACGCTCGCCCAGGCGTCCGGCGGCCCCGGCATCGGCGTGCTCCTCACCCAGCTGCGGCGCAAGGTCGACTGGATGTACGTCCTGGAGGCGCGGGCGGCCTCTACGGAGTCGTGGTCCGAGCGGGCGGCGATCGTCGGCGCGGTGGCCCGCGGGGACGCGGAGCGCGCCAGGTCGCTGACCGCGGCGCACGTGGAGCGGGCGAAGGGCGCGTACCGATTGCGCCCGTCGGCGCGGGGCGACGGTGTGAGCGAAGTGCAACCTGCAGTAAACACGGCGGCGCTCCGGAATTAA
- a CDS encoding bifunctional GNAT family N-acetyltransferase/acetate--CoA ligase family protein — translation MQSPSDQPDRHDYPAHWEADVVLRDGGTARIRPITAEDADRLVSFYEQVSDESKYYRFFAPYPRLSAKDVHRFTHHDQVDRVGLAATVGGEFIATVRYDRIDGRGMAASAPADEAEVAFLVQDAHQGRGVASTLLEHIAAVARERGIRRFVAEVLPANTKMIKVFTDAGYQQKRSFEDGVVRLEFDLEPTDRSLAVQRAREHRAEARSVQRLLTPRSVAVVGVGRAPGGVGRSVLRNLQEAGYAGRLYAVNGEFDGDGELDGVPAHRSVRDIDTGEPVDLAVVAVPAERVPRVVAECGERGVQGLVVISAGYAESGAEGRERQRELVRQARSYGMRIIGPNAFGVINTSPEVRLNASLAPEGPARGRIGLFTQSGAIGIALLSGLHRRGAGLSTFVGSGNRADVSGNDVLQYWYEDPDTDVTLMYLETIGNPRKFTRLARRSASAKPLVVVQGARHSGIAPTGHAVQPTRLPHATVSALLRQAGVIRVDTVTEMVDAGLLLAGQPLPAGPRVAILGNSESLGLLTYDACVADGLRPLPPRDLTTGATPADFRAALADALSDDGCDAVIVNAIPWVREDGGAADPETLATELRAAAARCSAKPVAVVHVELGGLAAALAAATSTRPDAPVPVLRDGGCAHPSRRAGRLPTTGATHPEDYRIPAYPAAERAVRALSEAVKYAQWRRDAAEPGRVHEYEDIDEGGAAERIGELLAGEDDPRGATLGQDDAHELLGRYGIRVRRALPAPDPDAAAAAARTLGYPVALKTTAPHLRHRADLGGVRLDLADEEQLRRAYQELTDTFGKPAELRPVVQGMVPRGVDTVVRAVIDPAAGAVLSFGLAGAASELLGDTAHRLVPVTDREAGSLIRSIRTAPLLFGWRGSAPVDTPALEELLQRVSRLVDDHPEVVGVSLEPVVVAPRGLSVLGASVRLAPPPARDDLGPRTLPGY, via the coding sequence ATGCAGAGCCCGTCGGATCAGCCGGATCGGCACGACTATCCCGCCCACTGGGAAGCCGATGTGGTGCTGCGCGACGGGGGCACCGCCCGGATCAGGCCCATCACGGCCGAGGACGCGGACCGTCTCGTCAGCTTCTACGAGCAGGTCTCGGACGAGTCGAAGTACTACCGGTTCTTCGCGCCCTACCCCCGCCTCTCCGCCAAGGACGTGCACCGGTTCACCCATCACGACCAGGTGGACCGCGTGGGGCTCGCGGCGACCGTCGGCGGCGAGTTCATCGCCACCGTGCGCTACGACCGCATCGACGGACGCGGCATGGCCGCCAGCGCGCCCGCCGACGAGGCCGAGGTCGCCTTCCTCGTGCAGGACGCCCACCAGGGCAGGGGAGTGGCCTCCACGCTCCTCGAGCACATCGCGGCCGTCGCCAGGGAGCGCGGCATCCGCCGCTTCGTGGCCGAGGTGCTGCCCGCCAACACCAAGATGATCAAGGTGTTCACGGACGCGGGCTACCAGCAGAAGCGCAGCTTCGAGGACGGCGTCGTACGCCTGGAGTTCGATCTGGAGCCGACCGACCGCTCGCTCGCCGTGCAGCGCGCCCGCGAGCACCGTGCCGAGGCGCGGTCCGTGCAGCGACTCCTGACCCCCCGCTCGGTCGCCGTGGTCGGCGTGGGCCGCGCCCCCGGCGGGGTCGGCCGCAGCGTGCTGCGCAACCTCCAGGAGGCCGGATACGCCGGTCGGCTGTACGCGGTGAACGGCGAGTTCGACGGCGACGGCGAGCTCGACGGGGTGCCCGCCCACCGCTCCGTGCGGGACATCGACACCGGTGAGCCGGTCGACCTCGCGGTCGTTGCGGTGCCCGCGGAACGGGTGCCGCGGGTCGTCGCCGAGTGCGGTGAGCGCGGCGTGCAGGGCCTGGTGGTGATCTCCGCGGGGTATGCGGAGAGCGGCGCCGAGGGGCGCGAGCGGCAGCGCGAACTGGTGCGCCAGGCACGGTCGTACGGCATGCGCATCATCGGCCCGAACGCCTTCGGGGTCATCAACACCTCTCCGGAGGTGCGGCTCAACGCCTCGCTCGCGCCCGAGGGACCCGCGCGCGGCAGGATCGGTCTGTTCACGCAGTCCGGCGCGATCGGCATCGCCCTGCTGTCCGGCCTCCACCGGAGGGGCGCGGGCCTCTCCACGTTCGTGGGTTCGGGCAACCGTGCGGACGTGTCGGGCAACGACGTCCTCCAGTACTGGTACGAGGACCCGGACACCGACGTCACGCTGATGTACCTGGAGACCATCGGCAACCCCCGCAAGTTCACCCGCCTCGCCCGCCGTTCGGCGAGCGCCAAGCCGCTCGTCGTGGTGCAGGGCGCCCGGCACAGCGGCATCGCGCCGACCGGGCACGCCGTGCAGCCCACGCGCCTGCCGCACGCCACCGTCTCCGCGCTGCTGCGCCAGGCGGGTGTCATCCGCGTCGACACGGTCACGGAGATGGTCGACGCGGGGCTGCTCCTCGCGGGCCAGCCGCTGCCCGCGGGGCCGCGCGTGGCGATCCTCGGCAACTCCGAGTCGCTCGGGCTCCTCACGTACGACGCGTGCGTGGCCGACGGGCTGCGGCCGCTGCCGCCGCGCGATCTGACGACCGGGGCGACGCCCGCGGACTTCAGGGCCGCGCTCGCCGACGCGTTGTCGGACGACGGGTGTGACGCGGTGATCGTCAACGCGATTCCGTGGGTGCGGGAGGACGGGGGCGCTGCCGACCCCGAGACCCTGGCCACGGAGTTGCGGGCCGCCGCCGCGCGCTGCTCTGCGAAGCCGGTCGCCGTGGTTCACGTCGAGCTTGGTGGGCTTGCTGCCGCGTTGGCCGCTGCTACTAGTACCCGGCCTGATGCTCCAGTACCGGTACTCCGCGACGGGGGTTGTGCCCACCCGTCCCGCCGTGCGGGACGCCTGCCCACAACAGGAGCGACTCACCCGGAGGACTACCGCATCCCCGCCTACCCCGCCGCCGAGCGGGCCGTGCGGGCCCTCTCCGAAGCGGTCAAGTACGCGCAGTGGCGGCGCGATGCCGCCGAGCCCGGGCGGGTGCACGAGTACGAGGACATCGACGAGGGCGGGGCCGCCGAGCGGATCGGGGAGCTGCTCGCCGGTGAGGACGATCCGCGCGGCGCCACCCTCGGCCAGGACGACGCCCACGAACTGCTCGGGCGCTACGGCATTCGCGTACGCCGCGCCCTGCCCGCGCCCGATCCGGACGCGGCCGCCGCGGCCGCCCGCACGCTCGGCTATCCCGTCGCCCTGAAGACCACGGCCCCGCACCTGCGCCACCGCGCCGACCTCGGCGGCGTCCGCCTCGACCTCGCGGACGAGGAGCAGTTGCGCAGGGCCTACCAGGAGTTGACCGACACCTTCGGCAAGCCCGCCGAGCTGCGTCCGGTCGTCCAGGGGATGGTCCCGCGCGGCGTCGACACCGTCGTCCGCGCGGTCATCGACCCGGCGGCCGGAGCGGTGCTCTCCTTCGGTCTCGCGGGCGCCGCCTCCGAGCTGCTCGGCGACACCGCCCACCGGCTCGTCCCGGTCACCGACCGGGAGGCGGGCTCCCTGATCAGATCCATCCGGACCGCTCCGCTCCTGTTCGGCTGGCGCGGCTCCGCCCCCGTGGACACCCCGGCCCTCGAAGAGCTGCTCCAGCGGGTCTCGCGGCTCGTCGACGACCACCCGGAGGTGGTCGGCGTCTCCCTGGAGCCCGTGGTCGTGGCCCCGCGAGGACTCTCCGTGCTCGGCGCCTCCGTGCGGCTCGCGCCCCCGCCCGCCCGCGACGACCTCGGGCCGCGCACCCTGCCCGGCTACTGA
- a CDS encoding DUF5998 family protein: MAKTGTTTQGLRAAIERSGYYPALVAEAVEAAIGGEAIGSYLVHQETTFDANEVRRHVTVLVLTGTRFIVSHTDEQAADSTSPTPYATTSTESVKIGRISSVVVSRVVANPEKYVPGALPREVVLTIGWGAVSRIDLEPAACGDPNCEADHGYTGSSTADDLSLRVSEAGDGPDAVRQTLAFAQALSEATAETAR, encoded by the coding sequence ATGGCAAAGACCGGTACGACGACCCAGGGGCTGCGCGCGGCGATCGAGCGCAGCGGCTACTACCCGGCCCTCGTGGCCGAGGCGGTGGAGGCCGCGATCGGCGGCGAGGCCATCGGGTCGTATCTGGTCCACCAGGAGACCACGTTCGACGCGAACGAGGTGCGTCGGCACGTCACGGTCCTCGTCCTGACCGGCACGCGCTTCATCGTCAGCCACACCGACGAGCAGGCGGCGGACAGCACGTCCCCGACGCCGTACGCGACGACCTCCACCGAGTCGGTCAAGATCGGCCGGATCTCGTCGGTCGTCGTCAGCCGCGTCGTCGCCAACCCGGAGAAGTACGTGCCGGGCGCGCTGCCCCGCGAGGTCGTCCTGACCATCGGCTGGGGCGCCGTCTCCCGCATCGACCTGGAGCCCGCGGCCTGCGGCGACCCCAACTGCGAGGCGGACCACGGGTACACCGGCAGCTCGACCGCCGACGACCTCAGCCTGCGCGTCAGCGAGGCGGGCGACGGCCCCGACGCCGTGCGCCAGACGCTGGCCTTCGCCCAGGCCCTGTCCGAGGCGACCGCGGAGACCGCCCGCTGA
- a CDS encoding alkaline phosphatase family protein, translating to MSLPAWDDVQPLALDTAPVPAYGAGSLADLLPTLIAHQGVPGYEQPVIPELAPADRNCVFLIDGLGWEQLKAHPAEAPFLTSLIASSRGGTGQPITAGFPATTATSLASVGTGLPPGAHGLPGYTVRNPATAELMNQLRWNPWTDPRKWQPYPTVFQQAHAAGVHTAQVSSPTFENTPLTKIALSGGSFRGRLSGEDRMDLAAAQLAAGDRSLVYTYYAEVDGKGHRFGVDSDAWRGQLMYVDRLAQRLAEQLPPRSALYVTADHGMLDIPFDDASRIDFDEDWELRAGVALLGGEGRARHVYAVPGAQNDVLTVWREVLGEQFWVASRDEAIAAGWFGPHIDQRVYDRIGDIVAAAHDDVAIIATEKEPKESALVGMHGSMTPVEQLVPLLEVRS from the coding sequence ATGTCCCTGCCCGCCTGGGACGACGTACAGCCGCTCGCCCTCGACACCGCCCCCGTGCCCGCGTACGGCGCCGGATCGCTCGCCGATCTGCTGCCCACGCTCATCGCCCACCAGGGAGTGCCCGGCTACGAGCAGCCCGTCATCCCCGAACTCGCCCCGGCCGACCGGAACTGCGTCTTCCTGATCGACGGCCTCGGCTGGGAGCAGCTCAAGGCCCATCCGGCCGAGGCGCCCTTCCTGACCTCGCTCATCGCGAGTTCGCGCGGCGGCACGGGGCAGCCCATCACCGCGGGCTTCCCGGCCACCACCGCGACCTCGCTCGCCTCGGTCGGCACGGGACTGCCGCCCGGCGCGCACGGCCTGCCCGGCTACACGGTCCGCAATCCGGCCACCGCGGAGCTGATGAACCAGCTCCGCTGGAACCCCTGGACCGACCCGCGCAAGTGGCAGCCGTACCCCACCGTCTTCCAGCAGGCGCACGCGGCGGGCGTCCACACCGCGCAGGTGTCGTCGCCGACCTTCGAGAACACCCCGCTCACCAAGATCGCCCTGAGCGGCGGATCCTTCCGGGGCAGGCTCTCCGGAGAGGACCGCATGGACCTCGCCGCCGCGCAACTGGCCGCGGGGGACCGGTCCTTGGTCTACACGTACTACGCGGAGGTGGACGGCAAGGGCCACCGCTTCGGAGTGGACTCCGACGCCTGGCGCGGCCAGCTCATGTACGTCGACCGGCTCGCCCAGCGCCTCGCCGAGCAACTGCCGCCGCGCAGCGCCCTGTACGTGACCGCCGACCACGGCATGCTAGACATCCCCTTCGACGACGCCTCGCGCATCGACTTCGACGAGGACTGGGAGCTGCGCGCGGGCGTCGCCCTGCTCGGCGGAGAGGGCCGCGCCCGGCACGTCTACGCGGTGCCCGGCGCCCAGAACGACGTCCTGACCGTCTGGCGCGAGGTGCTCGGCGAGCAGTTCTGGGTGGCCAGCAGGGACGAGGCGATCGCCGCGGGCTGGTTCGGTCCACACATTGATCAACGTGTGTACGACCGCATCGGCGACATCGTCGCCGCGGCCCACGACGACGTCGCGATCATCGCCACGGAGAAGGAGCCCAAGGAGTCCGCCCTGGTCGGCATGCACGGCTCCATGACCCCCGTCGAGCAGCTCGTGCCGCTCCTCGAAGTACGCTCCTAG